One window of the Granulicella arctica genome contains the following:
- a CDS encoding response regulator — protein sequence MKQIRVLLIEDHFLARMALHSVLAGHAQIEIVGEASDGESGIVMFRSLRPDVVVLDLRLPRVSGFEVIIQIRKEFPTARIVILSNYQGSEDIYRAVRNGAMAYLTKDASGEELLNAIQNVDRGLRYLPHHALDRLAERTPAIELTPRETEVLACITRGLSNREIGEELHIAEKTVRIHVSSVLDKMGARDRTQATIYAFQRGLVHLE from the coding sequence ATGAAACAGATTCGTGTGCTGCTGATCGAAGATCACTTCCTCGCGCGCATGGCGCTGCACTCTGTACTTGCCGGCCACGCGCAGATCGAGATCGTGGGCGAAGCCAGTGATGGTGAATCTGGAATTGTCATGTTTCGTTCGCTCCGGCCCGACGTCGTCGTGCTTGATCTACGGCTTCCGCGTGTCAGCGGCTTCGAAGTTATCATCCAAATTCGCAAGGAGTTTCCGACTGCTCGTATTGTCATCCTGTCCAACTACCAAGGGAGCGAGGACATTTATCGCGCTGTTCGGAATGGAGCCATGGCCTACTTGACGAAAGATGCAAGCGGCGAAGAACTCCTGAATGCTATCCAGAACGTAGATCGAGGTTTACGCTACCTCCCGCATCATGCTCTTGATCGACTCGCAGAGCGCACCCCGGCGATAGAACTGACACCGCGCGAAACAGAGGTGCTCGCCTGTATTACGCGCGGGCTCAGCAATCGTGAGATCGGCGAAGAACTTCATATCGCTGAGAAGACCGTGCGCATTCATGTCAGTTCGGTCCTCGATAAGATGGGCGCTCGCGATCGCACACAGGCGACGATCTACGCCTTCCAGCGCGGTCTTGTTCACCTGGAGTAA